In Vagococcus hydrophili, one DNA window encodes the following:
- a CDS encoding helix-turn-helix domain-containing protein — MSFGQNVQFLRKMRKGMTQEELAEQLGVSRQTISKWELDNTFPEVDKIIEISKLFSCSIDQLVREDVTMIEEAYSNIRVKTLDSFSFVRYAVVSTDPESDAIIHLRDWAHRNEINNPEFIGWDFPWVSQEQINVHNMHGYEAACILPENFKKSCEELEMRNQKQQQYSIITIKEPFSAPFYLIPNAYKTLMMYLEINDYKQGKNKDIINCFEKIYEKEGITYMDVYISVED, encoded by the coding sequence ATGAGTTTTGGTCAAAATGTTCAATTTTTAAGAAAGATGCGTAAAGGAATGACTCAAGAAGAATTAGCAGAGCAGTTAGGGGTATCTCGTCAAACTATTTCAAAGTGGGAACTTGATAATACTTTTCCAGAAGTCGATAAAATCATAGAAATTAGTAAACTTTTTTCTTGCTCTATAGATCAATTGGTGAGAGAAGATGTGACTATGATTGAAGAAGCTTATTCAAATATTAGAGTAAAAACATTGGACTCATTCTCTTTCGTAAGATACGCTGTTGTAAGCACTGATCCAGAATCGGATGCTATAATCCATCTTAGAGATTGGGCTCATCGTAATGAGATTAATAATCCTGAATTTATAGGATGGGATTTTCCTTGGGTATCTCAAGAGCAAATTAATGTACATAACATGCATGGATATGAAGCAGCGTGTATCTTACCTGAAAATTTCAAAAAATCTTGTGAAGAATTAGAGATGAGAAACCAAAAGCAACAACAATATTCAATCATTACCATAAAGGAACCTTTTTCAGCACCTTTTTATCTTATTCCAAATGCGTATAAAACTCTTATGATGTATCTGGAAATCAATGATTATAAACAAGGTAAAAATAAAGATATTATAAATTGCTTTGAAAAGATATATGAAAAAGAAGGAATCACCTACATGGACGTATATATATCTGTTGAAGATTGA
- a CDS encoding alpha/beta fold hydrolase — MTYSVIEKQKINGVDLSFSINKQTNSNKPILLYLHGEPGDSCIPLTQKFNSELEKEFIFVNLEQRGSGLSYYKFSDSSKLSIEDIVNDIFVFINYLLKRFNQEKVILVGHSWGSVLAIKLIQNHPEIILKYIGIGQVINMKKNIEYQQSFLKEKGVAEKIINFEDEKALIADSLSLTRLIVKNGGSLYKQTNYSKLIFPFLFSKSYSLKSLIHRVKGSNQSIQYFWKELMDINFEEIDHFSIPIYFFEGRHDYHVSSEMVNEFSKKIKSSVSLVWFENSGHFPQWEESQKFNQCIIDICIHNDC, encoded by the coding sequence ATGACTTATTCGGTAATAGAAAAACAAAAAATTAATGGTGTTGATTTATCTTTTTCAATTAACAAACAGACTAATTCTAATAAACCCATACTCCTTTACTTACACGGGGAACCAGGGGATAGTTGTATTCCTTTAACTCAAAAATTTAACTCAGAATTAGAAAAAGAATTTATCTTTGTTAATTTAGAACAGCGTGGTTCAGGCTTGTCTTATTATAAATTCAGTGATTCAAGTAAGTTATCCATTGAAGATATAGTCAATGATATTTTTGTATTCATCAATTATCTTTTGAAAAGATTTAATCAAGAAAAAGTAATCTTAGTAGGACATTCTTGGGGATCTGTTCTAGCGATTAAGTTAATTCAAAATCATCCTGAAATAATTCTTAAATATATCGGAATTGGGCAAGTCATTAACATGAAAAAAAATATAGAATATCAACAATCTTTTTTAAAAGAAAAAGGAGTAGCTGAAAAAATTATTAATTTTGAAGACGAAAAAGCTCTAATAGCAGATAGTCTATCCCTTACTCGGCTAATTGTAAAAAATGGTGGGTCTTTGTATAAGCAAACTAATTACTCAAAATTAATTTTTCCTTTTCTTTTTTCAAAATCTTATTCATTAAAATCCTTAATTCATCGTGTTAAAGGTTCTAATCAATCTATTCAATATTTTTGGAAAGAATTAATGGATATAAATTTTGAAGAAATTGATCATTTTTCTATACCTATTTACTTTTTTGAAGGCAGGCATGATTATCACGTTTCATCAGAAATGGTCAATGAGTTTTCAAAGAAAATTAAAAGTTCAGTTTCTCTAGTATGGTTTGAAAATTCAGGACATTTTCCTCAATGGGAAGAATCTCAAAAATTTAATCAGTGTATAATTGATATATGCATACATAATGATTGTTAG
- a CDS encoding MATE family efflux transporter: MFYKISKELNIFAAPLIVNNLFSVVIATIMSSIIGNISPEAIVSAGIIDGLMYTLLGVLGVGTLSFNIYASRVRESNPTEFKDYFKSILILNGCIGLVFVVIIFVGAHFLLENIYLFSGNQLFTGSLYAQIVSLKVFFNMLIFAMSNQIKVNKKTNEILKIGVITSIFQVVISLFLVTNIFNEEYKILGVGIAATLSMLLSVISYVFILRKDIRILKNIRSSKKKFLFIKSMPLFGQELLEGSVMEVLLTVFLNRLGIIYASYLVCVNIINISLTPMFMYCNAIVVLVGERLVSKQKKELELIPRVSILFIISIYFFSSVIIYTFRHFVLSFFTNDMTVLLSAESILLFAIVVSMARPFFEVYKYCLQSFGNEKQVLMITFLVNLCVLLVMSTLNYFGMLNIHNALLIVASNYLILYYLFKRLYLFNIGKLCIN; the protein is encoded by the coding sequence ATGTTTTATAAAATATCAAAAGAATTGAATATATTTGCGGCACCATTGATTGTAAATAATTTATTTAGTGTTGTAATAGCAACTATTATGTCATCTATTATTGGGAATATTTCTCCAGAAGCAATTGTATCAGCAGGAATAATTGATGGATTGATGTATACTCTTTTAGGTGTGTTAGGAGTAGGAACATTATCATTTAATATATATGCTTCAAGGGTTAGGGAGAGTAATCCCACTGAGTTTAAAGATTATTTTAAATCAATATTAATATTAAATGGATGTATTGGATTGGTTTTTGTTGTTATCATTTTTGTTGGAGCACATTTTTTATTAGAAAATATTTATTTGTTTTCTGGAAATCAACTTTTTACAGGTTCACTGTATGCACAAATAGTATCATTAAAAGTATTCTTTAATATGCTTATTTTCGCAATGTCGAATCAAATTAAAGTAAATAAAAAAACGAATGAAATATTAAAAATAGGAGTTATTACTTCTATTTTCCAAGTTGTCATTTCACTTTTTTTAGTAACGAATATTTTTAATGAAGAATATAAAATATTAGGAGTTGGGATTGCTGCAACTTTATCAATGCTACTTTCAGTTATATCTTATGTTTTTATACTTAGAAAAGATATAAGGATATTAAAAAATATTAGAAGTAGTAAGAAAAAGTTTTTATTTATCAAAAGTATGCCATTATTTGGACAAGAGTTATTAGAAGGATCAGTAATGGAAGTCTTATTAACAGTTTTTTTGAATCGATTAGGAATTATCTATGCATCATATTTAGTATGTGTGAATATTATAAATATTAGTTTAACACCTATGTTTATGTATTGTAACGCTATCGTTGTATTGGTTGGCGAAAGATTAGTAAGTAAACAAAAAAAGGAGCTAGAGTTAATACCTCGTGTTAGTATATTATTTATCATAAGTATTTATTTCTTTTCGAGTGTGATTATTTATACATTTAGACATTTTGTACTATCATTTTTTACCAATGATATGACGGTGTTGTTGTCAGCTGAATCCATTTTATTATTTGCTATAGTTGTGAGTATGGCTAGACCTTTTTTTGAGGTTTACAAATATTGTTTACAGTCTTTTGGAAATGAAAAGCAAGTATTAATGATTACATTTTTAGTGAATCTATGTGTGTTACTAGTGATGTCAACATTAAACTATTTTGGAATGCTTAACATTCATAATGCGTTATTAATTGTCGCTAGTAATTACTTAATTCTCTATTACCTATTTAAAAGATTGTATTTATTTAATATAGGTAAATTATGCATTAACTAA
- a CDS encoding cysteine hydrolase family protein — MISDTLIIIDMQNGVCQNDHHFIENLNECVTIINARIATYRSHNKPIIFIQHNDSSLVKDGMAWKVISNIEQKDSDLFIQKTHANSFYKTTLEQTLTDLNIRNIEICGAQTEYCVDSTVKMAHGLGYNLQMPRGGTTTFDNHYMTAKDTIKFYEGIWDNRFLKLLI, encoded by the coding sequence ATGATTTCAGATACTTTAATCATCATTGATATGCAGAATGGAGTTTGTCAAAATGACCATCATTTTATCGAAAATCTAAACGAATGTGTCACGATTATCAATGCTAGAATAGCTACATATCGTTCCCATAATAAACCGATTATATTTATTCAGCACAATGACAGCTCACTAGTAAAAGATGGAATGGCTTGGAAAGTAATTTCTAATATTGAACAAAAAGATTCAGATTTATTTATTCAAAAAACACATGCTAATTCATTCTATAAAACAACTCTAGAACAAACTCTGACTGATTTAAATATCAGAAATATTGAAATATGTGGCGCTCAAACTGAGTATTGTGTCGATTCCACTGTAAAAATGGCACACGGTTTAGGATATAACTTACAGATGCCGCGTGGTGGAACAACTACTTTTGATAATCATTATATGACAGCTAAAGACACGATTAAGTTTTATGAAGGTATTTGGGATAATCGGTTTTTGAAATTATTGATTTAA
- a CDS encoding helix-turn-helix domain-containing protein: protein MSGINDMIQELSQDKEFKEAYEQEQTKLDIAVQVMKLREELNMTQREMASLVGKPQSTIARIESGNMNPSIKILNEIAERSGKKLTLSFN, encoded by the coding sequence ATGAGTGGAATTAACGATATGATTCAAGAATTAAGTCAAGATAAAGAATTTAAAGAAGCATATGAGCAAGAACAAACTAAGTTAGATATTGCTGTACAAGTGATGAAATTAAGAGAAGAATTAAACATGACACAAAGGGAAATGGCCTCACTAGTTGGTAAACCTCAATCTACAATAGCAAGAATAGAGAGTGGTAATATGAATCCGTCTATTAAAATTTTAAATGAGATTGCAGAACGTTCAGGCAAAAAATTAACTTTATCATTTAATTAA
- a CDS encoding type II toxin-antitoxin system RelE/ParE family toxin — translation MENNKVEFDYVKRKDGTSYFKEFMDSLPVKDKAKMLSTITKTQEHGLLVAQKMEWVKKLDNDIYELRSKVGSNIQRALYFQKIGNEYLITHGFTKKTKKTPKTEIERSKSIRDKYKDGELL, via the coding sequence ATGGAAAATAATAAAGTAGAATTTGATTATGTAAAGAGAAAAGACGGAACATCTTATTTTAAAGAGTTTATGGATTCTTTACCTGTTAAAGATAAAGCTAAAATGTTATCAACTATCACTAAAACGCAAGAACATGGTTTATTAGTTGCTCAAAAAATGGAGTGGGTAAAAAAATTAGATAATGATATTTATGAATTACGTTCTAAAGTTGGAAGTAATATACAAAGAGCTTTATATTTTCAAAAGATTGGTAATGAATACTTAATTACTCATGGATTTACAAAGAAAACAAAAAAAACTCCGAAAACGGAAATTGAGCGATCAAAGTCTATTAGAGATAAATATAAGGATGGTGAACTATTATGA
- a CDS encoding MFS transporter → MKQTSIWTKDFFTISFINFIIYLVYYLLIVIIAEYSMTEIGASPSQAGLASGIFIIGALIARMLTGIKINQYGEKKVLLIGLIIYSFMGLGYFFAHHIFTLLIVRFIHGFGFGIASVATGTMVAKIIPANKRGEGIGFYTLSTTLASAVGPLLGIFLIHRYSFNHLIGLAVSVLLLALIATLVTKFSLPTKHSSETPQTKKHHFFEKKVLLISFIGACMGIAYSSIVSFISPYTADINLSKAGSLFFIVYSLAILCSRPIAGYIMDRYNENIIMIPSFLLFSLGLYVFSAASSAIAIFVAAAFIGIGFGTFFSSSQTIAIKSVSEERIGLATSTFLAIMDIGVGVGPFVLGGLVTMTGYRNIYLLMAFLILVILAFYLIFNKKILNK, encoded by the coding sequence ATGAAACAAACATCTATATGGACAAAAGATTTTTTTACCATTAGCTTTATCAATTTTATTATTTATCTTGTTTACTACTTACTCATCGTTATTATTGCTGAATACAGTATGACTGAAATTGGGGCTTCACCTAGCCAGGCTGGTTTAGCGAGTGGCATCTTCATTATCGGAGCACTTATTGCTAGAATGCTCACAGGAATCAAAATTAATCAATACGGTGAAAAGAAAGTCTTACTCATTGGATTAATCATTTACTCCTTTATGGGACTTGGTTACTTTTTCGCTCATCATATTTTTACTTTACTCATCGTGCGTTTCATTCACGGCTTTGGGTTCGGGATTGCTTCTGTGGCAACGGGCACTATGGTTGCTAAAATCATTCCTGCTAACAAACGAGGTGAAGGTATTGGTTTTTACACTTTAAGCACCACCTTAGCCTCTGCTGTTGGTCCTTTGCTTGGAATCTTTTTAATACATCGTTACTCATTTAATCATCTCATTGGCTTAGCTGTGAGTGTCTTATTACTAGCTTTGATTGCTACGCTTGTGACTAAATTTTCACTACCTACTAAACATTCTAGTGAAACGCCACAAACTAAAAAACATCACTTCTTTGAAAAGAAAGTCTTACTTATTTCCTTTATTGGAGCTTGCATGGGAATTGCTTATTCTAGTATTGTGAGTTTTATTTCTCCCTATACAGCGGATATTAATTTAAGCAAAGCAGGTAGTTTGTTCTTTATTGTTTACTCCTTAGCCATTCTCTGCTCAAGACCGATTGCTGGTTACATCATGGATCGTTACAATGAAAATATAATTATGATTCCTTCGTTCCTCTTATTTTCACTAGGGCTTTATGTCTTCAGCGCGGCAAGTTCAGCTATTGCTATTTTTGTTGCTGCTGCTTTTATCGGTATTGGTTTTGGAACTTTCTTTTCTAGCAGTCAAACCATTGCCATTAAATCTGTTAGTGAGGAACGCATCGGGCTTGCAACTTCAACTTTCCTTGCCATTATGGATATTGGCGTGGGAGTTGGTCCTTTTGTTTTAGGCGGACTCGTGACCATGACAGGTTACCGCAACATTTATTTGTTAATGGCTTTCCTTATACTAGTAATATTAGCTTTTTATTTGATATTTAATAAAAAAATTCTAAATAAATAA
- a CDS encoding AraC family transcriptional regulator, with protein MNIINELEQALDYMEKNLLTPITHEDVAKYLYMSNYHFHRTFSLIAGISPTEYIRKRRLSLAGQEIVGSSLKIIDLSEKYCYETPESFSKAFTRFHGISPSKARKIGNNLQIYTPLRIKLSLEGGNGLEYRIEEREPFTLITKKKSFNNEVISEENNTEIPDFWKECGVNKVFNQIEKYAKHPDLYGVCAPISKESTTFDYGIGMLYAGNDIPSDLDIWHVKSTLWAVFKCIGTEPDCVAETWNKIFTEFLPTSKYTMLDDSDFELYSENLEADCFCEIWIPVKKNN; from the coding sequence ATGAATATTATTAATGAATTAGAACAGGCATTGGATTATATGGAGAAAAATCTGTTAACACCAATTACTCATGAAGATGTAGCGAAATACCTTTACATGTCAAATTACCATTTTCATAGAACGTTTAGTTTAATAGCAGGGATTTCACCTACGGAATACATAAGAAAGAGACGTTTATCATTAGCAGGACAAGAAATTGTCGGTTCTAGTTTGAAAATTATAGACTTATCTGAAAAATATTGCTATGAAACACCTGAAAGTTTTTCTAAAGCTTTTACAAGATTCCATGGAATTTCACCAAGTAAAGCAAGAAAAATAGGGAATAATTTGCAAATATACACCCCTTTAAGGATTAAATTAAGTTTAGAAGGAGGTAATGGTTTGGAGTATAGAATTGAAGAAAGAGAACCATTTACATTAATAACAAAAAAGAAAAGCTTTAATAATGAAGTTATTTCTGAAGAGAATAATACTGAAATACCTGATTTTTGGAAAGAATGTGGTGTTAATAAAGTTTTTAATCAAATTGAAAAATATGCAAAACACCCTGATCTTTATGGTGTTTGTGCCCCTATTTCAAAAGAATCTACCACATTTGATTATGGTATTGGAATGTTGTACGCAGGTAATGATATACCTTCAGATCTTGATATTTGGCACGTTAAATCTACTCTTTGGGCTGTATTTAAATGTATCGGAACAGAGCCAGATTGTGTAGCCGAAACTTGGAATAAAATTTTTACAGAGTTTCTTCCAACTTCTAAATATACGATGTTGGATGATAGTGATTTCGAATTATATTCAGAAAATTTAGAGGCAGATTGTTTTTGTGAAATATGGATTCCGGTAAAAAAGAACAATTAA
- the gyrA gene encoding DNA gyrase subunit A has product MSEEFKENIKDINLTDEMEDSFIDYAMSVIVSRALPDVRDGLKPVHRRILYGMNEMGVTPDKAHKKSARIVGDVMGKYHPHGDSAIYESMVRMAQPFSYRNMLVDGHGNFGSVDGDGAAAMRYTEARMSKIAVEMLRDINKNTVNFQNNYDETEREPEVLPARFPNLLVNGTTGIAVGMATNIPPHNLTEVIDALKVLMANGEATTADLMEALPGPDFPTGGLVMGKSGIRRAYESGKGKIIVRAKVNIEEMKNGKERIIVTEIPYMVNKAKLVERIADLHREKRVEGITDLRDESSREGMRIVIEVRRDVSASVILNNLYKLTPLQTSFGFNMLAIVKGVPKVLSLKSILEHYLEHQEEVIVRRTEFDKNKAEARAHILEGLRIALDHIDEIIRTIRSSNSDDVAKKSLIEKFELSDRQAQAILDMRLRRLTGLERDKIENEYQELLLLIADLKDILANHDRVLEIIATELDEIQRKYSDARRTELLVGEVLSLEDEDLIEEEDIVITLTHNGYIKRLPSTEFRTQNRGGRGVQGMGVHDDDFVENLVSCSTHDSLLFFTDTGKVYKAKGYEIPEYGRTAKGIPVINLLGIDSSEKIEAIINVEGKAEADHYLFFTTKLGTVKKTSVTEFSNIRTNGLKAIGLKDDDSLINVALTNGQENIIIGTHKGYSATFNEEKVRSMGRSAAGVRGIRLREDDYVVGMAILRPESEVLIITEKGYGKRTAAEEYPVKGRGGKGIKTANITERNGNLAGLTTVDGEEDIMLITNKGVIIRFSVDTVSQTGRSTQGVRLIRLEEDALVSTMAKVAKESEEVVEEVTETTETVVEDQETTEE; this is encoded by the coding sequence ATGTCTGAGGAATTTAAAGAGAATATTAAAGATATCAATCTAACAGATGAGATGGAAGACTCATTTATCGATTACGCCATGAGTGTTATCGTTTCACGTGCCTTACCAGATGTTAGAGATGGATTAAAACCTGTTCATCGCCGTATTTTATACGGAATGAATGAGATGGGTGTTACACCAGATAAAGCTCATAAGAAATCGGCCCGTATTGTTGGGGACGTTATGGGTAAATACCATCCGCATGGGGATAGTGCGATTTATGAATCGATGGTTCGTATGGCACAACCATTTAGCTACCGTAACATGCTAGTGGATGGACACGGAAACTTTGGTTCTGTGGATGGTGACGGAGCCGCAGCCATGCGTTATACCGAAGCACGTATGAGTAAAATTGCCGTTGAAATGTTGCGAGATATCAACAAAAATACGGTTAATTTCCAAAACAACTACGATGAAACAGAGCGTGAACCAGAAGTTTTACCAGCTCGTTTCCCTAACCTTTTAGTTAACGGAACAACAGGGATTGCCGTGGGGATGGCAACAAACATTCCACCTCACAACTTAACCGAAGTCATTGACGCTTTAAAAGTTTTAATGGCTAATGGTGAAGCAACAACAGCTGATTTGATGGAAGCTTTACCTGGACCTGATTTTCCAACGGGTGGTTTAGTGATGGGTAAATCTGGTATCAGACGTGCTTATGAGTCTGGTAAAGGTAAAATCATCGTTCGAGCAAAAGTTAACATTGAGGAAATGAAAAACGGTAAGGAACGTATTATCGTGACCGAAATTCCTTACATGGTAAATAAAGCGAAATTAGTGGAGCGTATTGCTGACTTGCACCGTGAGAAACGTGTGGAAGGAATCACTGATTTACGAGATGAATCGTCTCGTGAAGGGATGCGTATTGTGATTGAAGTCCGTCGTGATGTGAGTGCTTCAGTTATTTTAAATAATTTATATAAATTAACACCACTTCAAACAAGTTTTGGCTTCAACATGTTGGCGATTGTTAAAGGTGTGCCGAAAGTTTTAAGCTTGAAATCAATTTTAGAACATTATTTAGAGCATCAAGAAGAAGTGATTGTTCGACGAACTGAATTTGATAAAAATAAAGCAGAAGCGAGAGCTCATATTTTAGAAGGGTTACGTATTGCTTTAGATCATATCGATGAAATTATTCGTACGATTCGTTCTTCTAACTCAGATGATGTGGCAAAAAAATCATTGATTGAGAAATTTGAATTATCAGATCGTCAAGCACAAGCGATTTTAGACATGCGTTTACGTCGTTTAACTGGCTTGGAACGTGACAAAATCGAAAATGAATATCAAGAATTACTTTTATTGATTGCTGATTTGAAAGATATTTTAGCCAATCACGATCGTGTCCTTGAAATCATTGCAACAGAATTAGATGAAATTCAAAGAAAATACAGTGACGCGCGTCGTACTGAACTTCTTGTGGGTGAAGTCTTAAGTCTTGAGGACGAAGATTTAATCGAAGAAGAAGACATCGTGATCACATTAACTCATAATGGCTACATCAAACGCTTGCCAAGTACTGAGTTTAGAACTCAAAATCGTGGGGGACGTGGTGTTCAAGGAATGGGCGTTCATGACGACGATTTCGTTGAAAACTTAGTGTCTTGTTCAACTCATGATAGCTTATTGTTCTTTACAGATACTGGTAAAGTTTATAAAGCTAAAGGATATGAAATTCCAGAATACGGTCGTACGGCTAAAGGAATTCCTGTGATTAATCTTCTAGGCATTGATTCTTCTGAAAAAATTGAAGCAATCATTAATGTGGAAGGTAAAGCAGAAGCAGATCATTACTTATTCTTTACGACAAAACTTGGAACAGTGAAGAAAACATCAGTTACTGAGTTTTCAAACATTAGAACCAATGGACTTAAAGCAATCGGCTTGAAAGATGATGATTCATTAATCAATGTAGCTTTAACGAATGGTCAAGAAAATATCATTATCGGAACACACAAAGGGTACTCAGCAACCTTTAACGAAGAAAAAGTTCGTTCTATGGGTCGTAGTGCGGCTGGTGTTCGTGGTATTCGTTTAAGAGAAGATGATTACGTAGTTGGCATGGCTATCTTGCGTCCAGAATCAGAAGTCTTAATCATTACTGAAAAAGGTTATGGTAAACGTACTGCCGCCGAAGAATATCCAGTTAAAGGCCGTGGTGGTAAAGGAATTAAGACGGCTAATATTACAGAGCGTAATGGTAACTTAGCTGGTTTAACAACGGTTGATGGTGAAGAGGATATCATGTTAATCACGAATAAAGGGGTTATTATCCGCTTTAGCGTGGACACTGTGTCTCAAACAGGCCGTTCAACTCAAGGGGTACGTTTGATTCGTTTAGAAGAAGATGCTCTCGTATCAACAATGGCGAAAGTCGCTAAAGAAAGCGAAGAAGTTGTGGAAGAAGTCACTGAAACAACAGAAACAGTCGTTGAAGATCAAGAAACAACAGAAGAATAA
- a CDS encoding GNAT family N-acetyltransferase, which produces MTKTLETSRLTLRKMTVADAEEVFENWTNSETVAKYLTWAPHTSIDVTKEYLAAEEDSREEGWGIVLKETNQLIGNIAVVGNNPKTKTKTMGYVLGEKFWNHGYMSEALTEVIAFLFANTDVNRIEAEHDIENPGSGHVMKKAGMCFEGILRQAGFNNRGIVDVAMYSILRSDLK; this is translated from the coding sequence ATGACAAAAACACTAGAAACATCTCGCTTAACACTAAGAAAAATGACTGTTGCCGATGCTGAGGAAGTCTTTGAGAATTGGACAAACTCTGAAACAGTCGCTAAATATTTAACTTGGGCTCCTCACACCTCAATCGACGTGACAAAAGAATATCTCGCAGCTGAAGAAGACAGTCGAGAAGAAGGTTGGGGCATTGTTCTAAAAGAAACGAATCAATTGATTGGCAACATTGCTGTTGTTGGAAATAACCCTAAAACAAAAACGAAAACCATGGGATATGTACTTGGTGAAAAATTCTGGAATCACGGCTATATGAGTGAAGCTCTCACAGAAGTCATTGCCTTTTTATTTGCCAACACTGACGTTAACCGAATTGAAGCTGAACATGATATCGAAAATCCTGGCTCTGGTCACGTTATGAAAAAAGCCGGTATGTGTTTTGAAGGCATTTTAAGACAAGCTGGGTTTAACAACCGAGGTATTGTTGATGTGGCTATGTATAGCATTTTACGATCTGATTTGAAGTGA